The Acropora palmata chromosome 10, jaAcrPala1.3, whole genome shotgun sequence genome contains a region encoding:
- the LOC141894478 gene encoding somatomedin-B and thrombospondin type-1 domain-containing protein-like has protein sequence MEFAKHLSLVFAITIAFSVTTLAKSVCLQKEDGASVQCCDKREDGGSVICCSGRNSSCGMEDFVNNALCFCDEFCERAGDCCPDFESIKEPCGFGKVKRDCEVSPWSDWGPCSPRCGVGVSQRTRTVLFLPVNGGKECPALIENKGCLKQLCGGRELGFARILPYKFKKDREPSVWEKILPAPKEIKKKEKPKRSSYCVNFKVFFKHPHCKHTWADQLDPKKPICVECQHEAMDKRGKCKGQGMFGEVTLWEAVDLKNCYGGWLKIGPRIPGCKCENKQFSNFIFI, from the exons ATGGAATTTGCGAAACACCTTTCTTTGGTGTTCGCCATAACCATTGCATTTAGCGTCACAACCTTAGCTAAAagtgtttgtttacaaaaggAAGACGGTGCGTCCGTACAATGTTGTGATAAAAGAGAAGATGGCGGATCAGTAATTTGTTGCAGTGGACGAAACAGTAGTTGCGGAATGGAGGACTTCGTCAATAACGCGTTGTGTTTCTGCGACGAGTTCTGCGAAAGAGCCGGTGATTGTTGTCCTGACTTTGAAAGTATAAAAGAACCATGTGGCTTTGGAAAAG TGAAACGAGACTGTGAAGTATCGCCTTGGTCTGACTGGGGTCCCTGTAGCCCACGCTGTGGTGTAGGAGTGAGTCAAAGAACTCGTACTGTTTTATTCTTACCTGTGAATGGAGGCAAGGAATGTCCAGCGCTCATTGAGAACAAAGGCTGCCTTAAACAGCTTTGTGGAGGAAGAGAACTGG gCTTTGCTCGCATTCTTCCCTACAAGTTCAAGAAAGATCGAGAACCATCAGTATGGGAAAAAATCTTGCCGGCAcctaaagaaataaaaaagaaggaaaaaccgAAAAG GTCAAGTTACTGCGTCAACTTCAAAGTTTTCTTCAAACATCCTCACTGTAAACACACATGGGCTGATCAACTGGATCCGAAAAAGCCAATTTGCGTAGAGTGTCAACACGAAGCGATGGATAAACGCGGCAAATGTAAAGGTCAAGGCATGTTTGGCGAGGTGACTCTCTGGGAAGCGGTCGACCTCAAAAATTGTTATGGAGGCTGGCTAAAAATTGGTCCAAGGATTCCTGGCTGCAAAtgcgaaaacaaacaattcagTAATTTCATATTTATATGA